The following are from one region of the Geoalkalibacter subterraneus genome:
- a CDS encoding TatD family hydrolase: MTLKSTLVDTHAHLDGGKFAADLDEVLERAAQNGISRMITVGCDIESSRRCLDLARRYANIFVAVGIHPHDALQADDEGLSALEELALSDPKVVAIGETGLDFYRDRAPRDIQRQAFRQQIRLAKRLGKPLIIHDRDAHEEIMQILSQENAAEIGGVIHCFSGDTDMARTCLEMGFYISFPGTLTYPKNEALREVARAIPVERLLVETDCPYLAPQPYRGKRNEPAYVRCTAETLAEVKGLSLEDVARITTRNAIKLFGLGQVDQSGAIAYAIRNSLYLNITNRCTNACSFCAKFRDFTVKGHPLQLQHEPDFEEVIAAIGDPSTYDEVVFCGYGEPLLRLELVKEVAAWLKKKGKKVRINTDGQANLVHERNTLPELEGLVDAVSVSLNAADAETYLKICHSTFGEKAYEGVKDFIREALRYIPSVTASVVTVPGLDVEACRRVAEDLGAMFRAREYNEVG; the protein is encoded by the coding sequence ATGACCCTGAAATCCACCCTGGTCGACACTCACGCTCATCTCGACGGCGGCAAGTTCGCAGCCGATCTCGATGAAGTCCTGGAAAGAGCCGCACAGAACGGCATCTCCAGAATGATCACCGTCGGCTGTGATATTGAAAGTTCCCGCCGCTGCCTCGACCTGGCCCGGCGCTATGCCAATATCTTTGTCGCAGTCGGAATTCATCCCCACGACGCCCTTCAGGCCGATGACGAAGGCCTTTCCGCGCTGGAAGAGCTGGCGCTCTCGGATCCGAAGGTCGTTGCCATCGGTGAAACCGGGCTGGATTTCTACCGCGACCGCGCACCCCGCGATATCCAGCGTCAGGCTTTCAGGCAACAAATTCGCCTGGCCAAACGACTGGGCAAACCGCTGATCATCCATGACCGGGATGCTCACGAGGAGATTATGCAGATCCTCAGCCAAGAAAACGCGGCGGAAATCGGCGGTGTGATTCACTGCTTCTCCGGCGATACGGATATGGCCCGCACCTGTCTTGAGATGGGCTTCTACATCTCCTTCCCCGGCACTCTGACCTACCCGAAAAACGAGGCGCTGCGGGAAGTGGCACGAGCCATCCCCGTCGAGCGCCTGCTGGTGGAAACGGACTGCCCCTACCTGGCGCCTCAGCCCTATCGAGGCAAGCGCAACGAGCCGGCCTATGTGCGCTGCACAGCGGAAACGCTGGCAGAGGTCAAGGGCCTTTCCCTTGAAGATGTGGCCCGCATCACCACCCGCAACGCCATCAAGCTCTTCGGACTGGGACAGGTAGACCAATCGGGCGCAATTGCCTACGCCATCCGCAACTCGCTCTATCTCAATATCACCAACCGCTGCACCAACGCCTGCAGTTTCTGCGCGAAGTTTCGCGATTTCACCGTCAAGGGGCACCCTCTTCAGCTTCAGCATGAGCCGGATTTCGAGGAAGTCATCGCCGCCATTGGCGATCCTTCCACCTATGATGAGGTGGTTTTCTGCGGATATGGAGAGCCCCTGCTGAGGCTTGAGTTGGTCAAGGAAGTTGCCGCGTGGCTGAAAAAGAAGGGGAAAAAGGTTCGCATCAACACCGACGGCCAGGCCAACCTGGTACATGAACGCAACACTCTACCCGAGCTTGAAGGGCTGGTCGATGCGGTGTCGGTTTCACTCAATGCCGCCGATGCCGAAACCTACCTGAAGATATGCCATTCAACTTTCGGCGAAAAAGCGTACGAGGGGGTCAAGGATTTCATCCGGGAGGCACTGCGCTACATCCCATCGGTGACCGCCAGCGTAGTCACCGTGCCGGGGCTCGACGTGGAGGCCTGCAGGCGGGTGGCGGAAGATCTCGGCGCAATGTTCCGCGCCCGGGAATATAACGAGGTAGGATAG
- a CDS encoding c-type cytochrome, translating to MKDRYLVKVTAVAAAFGFMMLSGCSERQEVADAPKAQEVERRAENAAASSDYDSTVAQQTYEKHCASCHPNGGNIINSEKNLKKASLEAKGIATAEDIVKIMRDPGPGMPAFNEQTIPEDLALDVGRYILDTFK from the coding sequence ATGAAAGACCGATATCTGGTAAAAGTCACGGCCGTTGCTGCTGCTTTTGGTTTTATGATGCTGTCGGGCTGCAGCGAACGTCAGGAGGTCGCTGATGCCCCAAAAGCTCAGGAAGTAGAACGACGGGCCGAGAACGCTGCAGCCTCAAGCGATTATGACTCCACGGTTGCTCAGCAGACCTATGAAAAGCATTGTGCCTCCTGTCACCCCAACGGCGGCAATATCATCAATTCCGAAAAAAATCTCAAAAAAGCCTCTCTTGAAGCCAAGGGAATTGCGACGGCTGAGGATATCGTGAAGATCATGCGTGATCCAGGCCCAGGCATGCCGGCATTCAATGAACAAACTATTCCCGAAGATCTGGCACTGGATGTCGGGCGCTACATCCTGGACACATTCAAATAA
- a CDS encoding radical SAM protein: MNIETLIEKSRAQEPFSREEIVAMLSFPSVSEQTMRLMAEGSRISRELTDNQAEVQGQFALNLAPCPINCQFCSFSSEYEIFREQTQISAEQAVESAKLFDSNRENAAVLMMATADYGFERLLETAQEVRRALDPSTLLIANVGDMSLENAKRMKESGFHGVYHAVRIGEGSATRAPKKQRLRSIRNFQEAGLIVGTCVEPIGPEHSNEEIAEHIMLAGSFDPAFSGAARRITIPGSKLEKHGMISELRMSQIVAVTRIATPRSVTGNCSHEPCSLAAAAGASLFWAETGANPRDIKEKTEEGRGLSVQGCADLFREADWQVRTQPSLYFSKTHKCLADPDMSLQV; the protein is encoded by the coding sequence TTGAATATTGAAACGCTTATCGAAAAATCCCGTGCCCAGGAGCCGTTCAGCCGAGAAGAGATTGTCGCCATGCTCTCTTTTCCCAGCGTATCTGAGCAGACCATGAGGCTGATGGCTGAGGGATCGCGTATTTCCCGCGAACTGACAGACAATCAGGCCGAAGTCCAGGGACAGTTTGCTCTCAATCTTGCGCCCTGTCCTATCAACTGCCAGTTCTGCTCCTTTTCGTCCGAGTATGAGATTTTCAGGGAACAGACCCAGATCAGTGCCGAGCAGGCTGTGGAATCTGCCAAGCTGTTTGACTCCAACCGTGAAAATGCCGCGGTGTTGATGATGGCGACCGCCGATTACGGTTTTGAGCGATTGCTCGAAACCGCCCAGGAAGTTCGCAGGGCTCTTGACCCTTCAACTCTTCTGATCGCCAATGTTGGTGATATGAGTCTGGAGAACGCGAAACGAATGAAGGAGAGCGGGTTCCATGGCGTGTACCACGCGGTGCGAATTGGCGAGGGATCTGCGACCCGCGCCCCCAAAAAACAGAGATTGCGCAGCATCCGCAATTTTCAGGAAGCAGGCCTGATTGTGGGTACCTGTGTCGAGCCCATCGGGCCTGAGCATTCCAACGAGGAGATCGCTGAGCATATCATGCTGGCCGGCTCCTTCGACCCCGCATTCAGCGGTGCTGCACGCCGCATCACGATTCCGGGATCGAAGCTGGAGAAGCACGGCATGATCTCCGAGCTGCGCATGAGCCAGATTGTCGCTGTAACCCGCATCGCCACCCCGCGCAGTGTCACCGGAAACTGCTCCCATGAACCCTGCAGCCTTGCCGCAGCGGCAGGTGCCAGCCTTTTCTGGGCGGAGACCGGGGCCAACCCCCGCGACATCAAGGAAAAAACTGAAGAGGGGCGCGGATTGTCCGTCCAAGGGTGTGCCGATCTGTTCCGCGAGGCCGACTGGCAGGTCAGAACGCAGCCGTCTCTTTATTTCAGCAAAACACACAAATGTCTGGCTGATCCGGACATGTCGCTTCAAGTATGA
- the metG gene encoding methionine--tRNA ligase: MPQPFYITTPIYYVNDVPHIGHAYTTLACDVMARYKRARGHEVFFLTGTDEHGQKVEKAAQAKGETPNELADRVVKRFQALWERLNISHTDFIRTTQERHKKGVHKLFEIIESKGDIYLGEYVDWYCTPCETFWTETQLMDGSCPDCGRPTEKLKEESYFFRMSKYQDALLKHIEENPDFIQPKSRRNEILSFVREGLRDLSISRTTFSWGLPVPGNDKHVIYVWFDALSNYITALGYPDDPDGNFSKFWPVDVHMIGKDILRFHTVYWPTFLLAAGIPLPKRVFAHGWWTVEGQKMSKSLMNVVEPNMLVDKYGVDAIRYFLMREVPFGLDGDFSHQALTNRINSDLANDLGNLVSRTTAMINKYFNGELPPPAAADDMDSEFVARFPNSLLTLDRHMDDLAFHKALQTIWELISAANRYIDQTAPWVLAKDPADRERLATVMYNLAEASRIIGLMISPFMPDTSEKILDILGCDPNDPKLRGRDIWGGLNAGTKIEKAAPLFPRIERE; this comes from the coding sequence ATGCCGCAGCCATTTTACATCACAACTCCCATTTATTACGTCAACGACGTTCCTCACATCGGTCACGCCTACACCACCCTGGCCTGCGACGTGATGGCCCGCTATAAGAGGGCCCGCGGACACGAGGTATTCTTCCTCACCGGAACCGACGAACACGGCCAGAAGGTCGAAAAGGCGGCTCAAGCCAAGGGAGAAACACCCAACGAGCTTGCCGACCGGGTCGTGAAACGCTTTCAGGCCCTGTGGGAGCGGCTCAACATCTCGCACACCGATTTCATCCGAACCACCCAGGAGCGCCACAAAAAGGGGGTTCACAAGCTCTTTGAAATCATCGAATCCAAGGGGGACATCTATCTCGGCGAGTATGTAGATTGGTACTGCACTCCCTGTGAAACATTCTGGACCGAAACCCAGTTGATGGACGGCAGCTGCCCCGATTGCGGCCGTCCGACGGAAAAGCTCAAGGAAGAATCCTATTTCTTCCGCATGAGCAAGTACCAGGATGCTCTGCTCAAGCATATCGAGGAAAACCCCGACTTCATCCAGCCCAAGTCACGCCGCAACGAGATCCTGAGCTTTGTCCGCGAGGGACTGCGCGATCTGTCCATCTCTCGCACCACATTTTCCTGGGGACTTCCGGTTCCCGGCAACGACAAACATGTGATTTACGTGTGGTTCGACGCCCTTTCCAATTACATCACCGCGCTGGGCTACCCTGATGATCCCGACGGAAACTTCAGCAAGTTCTGGCCGGTCGATGTTCATATGATCGGCAAGGACATCCTGCGTTTTCACACCGTTTACTGGCCCACCTTCCTACTGGCCGCAGGCATCCCCCTGCCGAAAAGAGTTTTTGCTCACGGCTGGTGGACAGTCGAAGGGCAGAAAATGAGTAAAAGCCTGATGAATGTTGTGGAACCGAACATGCTGGTGGACAAATACGGCGTGGACGCCATCCGCTACTTTCTCATGCGCGAAGTGCCGTTCGGCCTTGACGGTGATTTCTCCCACCAGGCGTTGACCAACCGCATCAATTCGGATCTGGCCAACGACCTGGGCAACCTGGTGAGCCGGACCACCGCCATGATCAACAAATATTTCAACGGGGAACTGCCGCCGCCGGCCGCGGCAGACGATATGGACAGCGAATTCGTCGCGCGCTTCCCCAACAGCCTGCTAACGCTTGATCGCCACATGGACGATCTGGCCTTTCACAAGGCTCTGCAGACCATCTGGGAGCTGATCAGCGCCGCCAACCGCTACATCGATCAGACGGCACCCTGGGTTCTAGCCAAAGATCCGGCCGACCGCGAACGCCTCGCAACGGTCATGTACAACCTGGCGGAGGCCAGCCGCATCATTGGGCTGATGATTTCCCCTTTCATGCCGGACACTTCCGAGAAGATTCTCGACATCCTCGGCTGCGACCCGAACGATCCGAAGCTGCGCGGACGCGATATCTGGGGCGGTTTGAACGCCGGAACGAAAATCGAAAAAGCAGCGCCCCTGTTTCCGCGTATAGAGCGGGAGTAG